Proteins encoded together in one Candidatus Nitrosocaldus cavascurensis window:
- a CDS encoding DEAD/DEAH box helicase, which translates to MDGKGSHTIDQYYYYYSTNYTTNAREIESKILRMFNRLGYARLTSIQRKSIPILARRRDSLIVAPTGSGKTEAAMIPILTMVAEAYHDGKDKVKGIKVLYITPLRALNRDMLRRLVRYAEMLGLSVDVRHGDTSSYRRRKMQDTPPDVLITTPETLAIMLVGKMARAFHALEWIVVDELHELLPNKRGAHLALSLERVERLSSRRVVRIGLSATLGNLDTAAKFISYVSNYADIHDDVGRGRGRVNKCAVIVDDSLRKYDVDVVYVDAPIAEVAKHIIEYIKRNRRSSRESILVFTNTRDEAEYIASIMHEGINDPTISVDVHHGSLSREVREETESRLRGRDGYNYKSNMYEDEDNNNNDIVEQTNVVVCTSSLELGIDVGSISTVIHYGSPRQVSKMAQRIGRSRHRSTESAKGVIFTNNADDEIEALAILKRLSKGDVEEQRVHESPLDVLAHHLVGLALERYNGIDAGDDNHTSNSRRRKEEGVEVSVEEALALVRQVYQFRNTSIDDVIDCLELLSKNGIVRFDRDRLVFKAAKARAYYYDNASMIPDVLKFDVVDTVSNKVIGSLDQEFVGDYGEQGNIFILKGMQWRILAVDHARMRVNVEPYYAISMNVPYWSGEMIPVDHKTAQLVGRMRRLVVQGRINDVVSKVLVNAYRELGNTIPDDKRLVIEYSPNLVIIHACLGTRINNTLASLLSTIISSKLGYIVNVRSDPYRIMLSSTARIGKKHIMDCFMDDYDLEEIIRVSLKDTHNLNWSIWNVAKRFGLVDTNAMYSKKIARMIYERYANTPIVREALREVLHEKYDIDGTKGIIECLRNGIIKMVWKDVREGAESNKDGYASFSSLAEPIMERNKVGVGACSNPLSNEQAVIEMVRDRLMKSKHRLVCLKCASSSVVEVSNAPEHIACLKCNSRIVAAIHPYDDDTYNAILLKVRNARLDGEQERRFRRAWKAASLVHTFGKRALLVLSGYGVGVDTAARILRDYAYEQEDVLLKRIYEAERQYITTRGFWDD; encoded by the coding sequence ATGGATGGTAAGGGTTCACATACCATAGATCAATACTACTACTATTACTCTACTAACTACACCACCAACGCCAGAGAGATAGAGAGCAAGATATTGAGAATGTTCAATAGGCTAGGTTATGCTAGATTAACCTCTATACAAAGGAAGAGTATACCAATCCTTGCAAGGAGAAGGGACTCGCTTATAGTTGCACCTACTGGCTCAGGTAAGACAGAGGCTGCAATGATACCCATACTTACCATGGTAGCGGAGGCTTATCATGATGGTAAGGATAAGGTCAAAGGGATAAAGGTACTCTACATAACCCCGCTAAGGGCATTGAATAGGGATATGCTTAGGAGGCTTGTACGCTATGCTGAGATGTTAGGCTTAAGTGTTGATGTTAGGCATGGTGATACAAGTAGTTATAGGAGGAGGAAGATGCAGGATACTCCTCCAGATGTACTCATAACTACTCCAGAGACTCTAGCAATAATGCTGGTAGGGAAGATGGCTAGAGCATTCCATGCTCTAGAATGGATAGTTGTAGATGAACTACATGAACTACTACCAAATAAGCGTGGGGCACACCTAGCCTTGAGCCTTGAGAGGGTTGAAAGACTATCAAGTAGAAGGGTAGTAAGGATAGGGTTGAGTGCAACGCTAGGCAATCTAGATACTGCAGCCAAGTTCATATCCTATGTTAGCAACTATGCAGATATACACGATGATGTTGGTAGAGGAAGGGGGAGGGTTAATAAATGTGCAGTTATAGTTGATGATTCTCTCCGCAAGTACGATGTTGATGTTGTGTATGTAGATGCACCAATAGCAGAGGTAGCAAAGCATATAATAGAATATATAAAGAGGAATAGAAGAAGCAGTAGAGAATCCATACTAGTATTCACAAATACAAGGGATGAGGCTGAGTACATCGCAAGCATAATGCATGAAGGTATAAACGATCCTACAATAAGCGTGGATGTACACCATGGCTCACTCTCTAGAGAGGTTAGGGAGGAGACTGAGAGTAGGCTTAGGGGTAGGGATGGTTATAATTATAAGAGCAATATGTATGAAGATGAAGATAACAATAATAACGATATAGTAGAACAGACCAACGTTGTTGTATGCACATCATCCCTAGAGCTTGGTATAGATGTTGGCTCCATAAGCACGGTTATACACTATGGCTCTCCCAGACAGGTATCCAAGATGGCTCAGAGGATAGGAAGGAGTAGGCATAGATCTACAGAGTCAGCCAAGGGTGTGATATTCACCAACAACGCTGATGATGAGATAGAGGCTCTTGCAATACTAAAGAGGCTCTCAAAGGGGGATGTTGAGGAGCAGAGGGTTCATGAGTCTCCTCTAGATGTACTTGCACACCATCTAGTAGGGCTAGCATTAGAACGCTACAATGGTATAGATGCAGGTGATGATAACCATACTAGCAATAGTAGGAGGAGGAAGGAGGAGGGTGTAGAGGTTAGTGTTGAGGAAGCATTAGCATTGGTAAGGCAAGTGTACCAGTTCAGGAATACAAGCATTGATGATGTAATAGATTGTCTAGAACTCCTCAGCAAGAATGGTATAGTAAGGTTCGATAGAGATAGGTTGGTATTCAAGGCTGCAAAGGCTAGAGCATACTACTATGATAATGCATCAATGATACCAGATGTGCTCAAGTTCGATGTTGTAGATACTGTAAGCAATAAGGTCATAGGCTCTCTAGATCAGGAGTTTGTGGGGGATTATGGAGAGCAGGGCAACATCTTCATACTCAAGGGTATGCAGTGGAGGATACTTGCAGTAGACCATGCTAGAATGAGGGTTAATGTTGAACCTTACTATGCTATTAGCATGAACGTACCATATTGGAGTGGTGAGATGATACCAGTTGATCACAAGACTGCACAACTTGTAGGTAGGATGAGGAGGCTTGTAGTGCAAGGCAGAATCAATGATGTAGTGAGCAAGGTACTTGTTAATGCGTACAGGGAGTTAGGTAACACCATACCAGATGATAAGAGATTAGTTATAGAATACTCTCCTAACCTTGTGATAATACACGCATGCTTAGGCACAAGGATAAACAATACATTAGCATCGCTGCTATCAACAATAATATCATCAAAGCTAGGATATATAGTCAATGTAAGGTCTGATCCCTATAGGATAATGCTTAGTTCAACTGCAAGGATAGGCAAGAAGCATATAATGGACTGCTTTATGGATGATTATGATCTTGAGGAGATAATAAGGGTATCACTCAAGGATACACATAACCTTAACTGGAGTATATGGAATGTAGCGAAGCGCTTTGGTCTTGTTGATACCAATGCAATGTACAGTAAGAAGATAGCAAGGATGATCTATGAGAGGTATGCTAATACACCAATAGTTAGGGAAGCGCTAAGGGAGGTATTGCATGAGAAGTATGATATTGATGGTACAAAGGGGATAATAGAGTGTTTAAGGAATGGGATCATCAAGATGGTATGGAAGGATGTAAGAGAAGGTGCTGAGAGTAATAAAGATGGCTATGCTTCATTCTCCTCCCTTGCAGAGCCTATAATGGAGAGGAACAAGGTTGGGGTTGGGGCTTGTTCAAATCCCTTAAGTAATGAGCAAGCAGTTATAGAAATGGTAAGGGATAGGCTTATGAAGAGCAAGCATAGACTTGTATGCCTCAAGTGTGCATCAAGCAGTGTTGTAGAGGTTAGCAATGCTCCAGAGCATATAGCATGCTTGAAGTGTAACTCAAGGATAGTTGCTGCAATACATCCATATGATGATGATACGTATAATGCTATACTACTAAAAGTGAGGAATGCTAGACTTGATGGTGAGCAGGAGCGTAGATTCAGGAGAGCATGGAAGGCTGCATCCCTAGTGCATACATTCGGGAAGAGGGCGCTACTTGTACTATCTGGATATGGAGTAGGGGTTGATACTGCAGCAAGGATACTAAGGGACTATGCTTATGAACAGGAGGATGTGCTTCTGAAGCGCATATACGAGGCTGAGAGGCAGTACATAACCACTAGGGGATTCTGGGATGATTAA
- a CDS encoding amino acid permease has translation MATHEPKLVRTLGLLDVIMIGIAAMIGGAMFVLVGPAIGLAGPAVVIAFLMNVVITIFTAMSYAELGSSIPEVGGGYRWIREGLPRPMPFINGWLGWFAHIVATSLYAVSFGTFMQGLFALAGIVALHNMDKVFATIAIIALAYVNFKGTSPTGKTGNIITLSQLAIALTFIISGLYIMSTKPEWTVQFSDFAPMGVAGVLAAMALTFVAFEGYEVIVQAGEEVRNPRRNIPIAIFISIACVATIYSLIAVTAIGATNTGSDMPAWRFIGIHGELGIMKAADTFIPFGALMVLAGGMVSMLAALNASIFSSARVALAMGRYYNLPHVLSMIHAKNRTPYVAIMVSAGITLLIAYFFPLQEIAKAAGLIFLVLFAQVNAAVINIRRLYAERLEYGFKIPLFPAIPMIGILLNIALALYIVVTQPVSLLVMVVWIAIGLVMYRVYSFKQEVEHTAPLLASTGYLERKDFRVLVQYIPEDPIKLVKYALKVAESADGEVNILRVITIPYQMPLSSGVAFVDDTIRSFAPVRSVVEERKVPYHYLPRIAHDATDAILASVEEQKIDLLVYELDRFKRNRRLQMLLTCDAMLVRDVKGIDGSKKVLAFYDDEGEHSRLVLKCIEWMKDTERAVVYLSRLEGIEYVNEKDRLKAHGYKVVEASVPDRISDRWLTNLMVEKVKAYEPDTIVLPATLLGIDVINNMSIVRALNMVNCNVVVVRHFTIHVMHQAKVMLKRILQR, from the coding sequence ATGGCTACACATGAGCCCAAACTTGTGCGAACTCTAGGTTTACTCGATGTGATAATGATAGGGATAGCAGCCATGATAGGAGGGGCAATGTTTGTGCTTGTAGGTCCTGCAATAGGGCTTGCTGGTCCTGCTGTTGTCATAGCATTCCTCATGAACGTTGTCATAACCATCTTCACAGCAATGTCATATGCAGAGTTGGGCTCATCGATACCAGAGGTTGGAGGAGGATACAGATGGATAAGGGAAGGGTTGCCTAGACCAATGCCATTCATAAATGGCTGGTTAGGATGGTTTGCCCATATAGTTGCTACAAGCCTTTACGCTGTAAGCTTTGGTACGTTCATGCAAGGCTTGTTTGCTCTTGCAGGTATTGTTGCTCTACATAATATGGATAAGGTATTTGCTACCATAGCAATAATTGCATTAGCATATGTTAACTTCAAGGGCACATCACCTACAGGCAAGACAGGAAATATCATAACCTTATCACAGTTAGCAATAGCATTAACATTCATCATCTCTGGCCTCTACATCATGAGTACAAAGCCTGAATGGACCGTTCAGTTCTCTGACTTTGCACCAATGGGCGTTGCTGGTGTACTTGCTGCAATGGCACTAACATTCGTTGCATTTGAGGGTTATGAGGTTATAGTGCAGGCTGGGGAGGAGGTTAGGAACCCAAGGAGGAACATACCAATTGCAATATTCATCTCAATAGCATGTGTAGCAACCATCTACAGCCTTATAGCAGTCACTGCTATAGGAGCAACTAACACAGGCTCAGATATGCCAGCATGGAGGTTCATAGGCATCCATGGTGAACTAGGCATTATGAAGGCTGCAGATACATTCATACCATTCGGTGCACTAATGGTCCTTGCTGGAGGTATGGTATCTATGCTTGCTGCCCTTAACGCTAGTATATTCTCCTCAGCAAGGGTAGCACTTGCAATGGGTAGATACTACAACCTTCCCCATGTGCTTAGTATGATACATGCTAAGAATAGAACACCATATGTAGCAATAATGGTCTCTGCAGGGATAACACTACTCATTGCATACTTCTTCCCACTGCAAGAGATAGCAAAGGCTGCAGGGTTAATCTTCCTAGTACTCTTTGCTCAAGTCAATGCTGCAGTGATAAACATAAGAAGGTTGTACGCAGAGAGGCTTGAGTATGGGTTCAAGATACCACTCTTCCCAGCCATACCAATGATAGGTATACTCTTGAATATAGCATTGGCACTTTACATAGTAGTAACACAGCCTGTAAGCCTGCTGGTTATGGTTGTATGGATAGCAATAGGGCTAGTGATGTATAGAGTGTATTCATTCAAGCAGGAGGTTGAGCATACTGCTCCATTGCTTGCATCTACTGGCTACTTGGAGAGGAAGGACTTTAGGGTACTTGTACAATACATACCAGAGGATCCCATAAAGCTGGTAAAGTATGCTCTAAAGGTTGCAGAGAGTGCTGATGGAGAGGTTAACATACTTAGGGTTATAACTATACCATACCAGATGCCCTTATCTAGCGGGGTAGCATTTGTGGATGATACTATAAGATCATTTGCTCCAGTGAGGAGTGTAGTTGAGGAGAGGAAGGTACCATACCATTACCTGCCAAGGATAGCACATGATGCAACCGATGCTATACTTGCAAGTGTTGAGGAGCAGAAGATAGATCTGCTAGTGTATGAACTAGATAGGTTCAAACGTAACAGGAGGCTACAGATGCTACTTACATGTGATGCGATGCTTGTTAGGGATGTTAAGGGTATAGATGGGAGCAAGAAGGTGCTAGCATTCTACGATGATGAGGGAGAGCACTCAAGACTTGTACTCAAATGCATTGAATGGATGAAGGATACAGAGAGGGCAGTAGTATACCTGTCTAGGCTGGAGGGTATAGAGTATGTTAATGAGAAGGATAGGCTGAAGGCTCATGGGTATAAGGTTGTAGAGGCTAGCGTACCAGATAGGATAAGTGATAGATGGCTTACAAACCTCATGGTAGAGAAGGTTAAGGCGTATGAGCCAGATACTATAGTGCTCCCTGCAACCCTGCTTGGTATAGATGTGATCAACAACATGAGCATAGTTAGGGCATTGAACATGGTTAACTGTAATGTTGTAGTTGTAAGACACTTTACAATACATGTTATGCATCAAGCAAAGGTTATGCTCAAGAGGATACTTCAGAGGTGA
- a CDS encoding lysylphosphatidylglycerol synthase transmembrane domain-containing protein → MPDPAVPSMNTAYIRRGQRANYLILLTVYGNVRKGLGRVIAIIASIVPLILISLFLHVGVEDILSIGLFPFIVSCLIALAKLFIQGLRFHYYVRSFIGDGVAKMSSNVQIRMGSEFVTLTTPAYTGGEWVRVAWLYKNGVHSGKGLWIITIEIISDVLVGSTLAYIAMIIAFGAHNYVVSTAILVITTPVFVSYLILLTLSAKKTLQMPRFTRPLLTRLFGIEKGERWTNVMNDSLRVLCETSRMYLKRSSLRIFAVGLALTFVGAALHALTFMIVASAKASIGFFESLVMVAAAISIGTIPISPGGSGLTELGIAYYLNTFNIDPAAFGDVIIVWRIASYHVPLFVSWALLVRSLR, encoded by the coding sequence TTGCCAGATCCTGCAGTCCCAAGTATGAATACAGCATACATAAGGAGAGGGCAGAGAGCAAATTATTTAATCCTTCTTACAGTATATGGGAATGTGAGGAAAGGGTTAGGGAGGGTTATAGCGATAATAGCAAGTATAGTACCACTCATACTAATAAGCCTCTTCCTCCATGTCGGTGTTGAGGATATACTATCTATAGGCTTATTCCCATTCATAGTATCATGCCTTATAGCATTAGCAAAGTTGTTCATCCAAGGTCTAAGGTTCCACTACTACGTTAGATCATTCATTGGGGATGGTGTTGCAAAGATGTCAAGTAATGTACAGATAAGGATGGGTAGTGAGTTCGTTACCCTTACAACACCAGCATACACTGGAGGGGAGTGGGTCAGGGTTGCATGGCTATACAAGAATGGTGTGCATTCAGGTAAAGGGCTCTGGATAATAACCATAGAGATAATAAGCGATGTTCTTGTAGGGAGTACCTTAGCATACATTGCAATGATAATAGCCTTTGGTGCACACAACTATGTAGTATCAACTGCAATATTGGTTATAACAACACCTGTATTTGTCTCATACCTTATATTGCTAACACTCTCAGCCAAGAAGACACTTCAGATGCCTAGATTTACAAGACCGTTGCTTACAAGGCTCTTTGGTATAGAGAAGGGGGAGAGGTGGACCAACGTTATGAACGATAGCCTTAGAGTATTATGCGAGACATCAAGGATGTACCTAAAGAGATCATCATTAAGGATATTTGCTGTAGGGCTAGCATTGACATTCGTAGGGGCAGCACTGCATGCTTTAACATTCATGATAGTTGCTAGTGCAAAGGCATCCATAGGCTTCTTTGAGTCACTTGTAATGGTTGCTGCTGCAATATCCATAGGTACAATACCCATAAGCCCTGGAGGCTCTGGGCTAACAGAGTTAGGGATAGCATACTACCTCAACACATTCAACATAGATCCAGCAGCATTTGGGGATGTTATCATAGTGTGGAGGATAGCATCATACCATGTACCTCTCTTTGTAAGTTGGGCATTATTGGTACGCTCTCTGAGGTAG
- a CDS encoding ATP/GTP-binding protein — MYAVFILGTAGSGKSTLASRLVEWYVSKNAYAVTLNLDPGVIDLPYEPDVDVREYVSIDEIMSKYRLGPNGALILASDLIADRLDEIQRKVDELNPDYVIVDTPGQMELFAYRASGMFFAREFRCDAKASIFLFDPMLVNSPLNMLSIALLATSIRLRLGLAQVNVLSKIDLIKKDKLAELIECSADPARLEYALQREKDSELYLLGVSILKGLRRQGISMGLLAVSSLTYEGMVNLAGALARMLREGEDVENGDEMNYA; from the coding sequence ATGTATGCTGTATTCATACTTGGGACTGCAGGATCTGGCAAGTCAACCCTAGCATCAAGACTGGTTGAGTGGTATGTAAGCAAGAATGCGTACGCAGTCACCTTGAACCTTGATCCAGGGGTTATAGATCTTCCCTACGAGCCAGATGTTGATGTTAGAGAATATGTTAGCATAGATGAGATAATGAGCAAGTACAGACTTGGTCCAAATGGTGCATTGATACTTGCAAGTGATCTCATAGCAGATAGGCTGGATGAGATACAGAGGAAGGTTGATGAACTTAATCCAGATTATGTTATAGTTGATACACCTGGACAGATGGAGTTATTTGCTTATAGAGCAAGTGGTATGTTCTTTGCAAGGGAGTTCAGATGTGATGCTAAAGCATCCATCTTCCTCTTCGATCCAATGCTTGTAAACTCTCCATTGAACATGCTCTCAATAGCATTACTAGCAACATCTATAAGGCTAAGGCTTGGTCTAGCACAGGTTAACGTACTCTCAAAGATAGATCTCATCAAGAAGGATAAACTTGCTGAGTTGATAGAGTGCTCTGCTGATCCAGCAAGGTTAGAGTATGCCTTGCAGAGGGAGAAGGATAGCGAACTCTACCTGCTTGGGGTATCAATACTAAAGGGTTTGAGGAGGCAGGGGATATCAATGGGTTTATTAGCAGTATCAAGCCTCACGTATGAGGGGATGGTAAATCTTGCAGGAGCACTCGCAAGGATGCTCAGGGAAGGGGAGGATGTTGAGAATGGGGATGAGATGAACTATGCTTAG
- a CDS encoding homoserine kinase, which translates to MLRRALYRQVKVSAPASTANLGPGFDVFGLAIDAYSDEVELVLEDDKSDSYSDSSSSSIPSIDSLTIEVHGSSMNAEHIPEAAEYNSAGLALLSMMKAYNIRDRIRVRVNKGIPAGYGLGSSAASAVAAVKALDVMYDLGLDDVTLLRHAAQGEIASAGTVHYDNVAASLLGGFVIVRQEPLYTVKVEPPEDLLLCVATPKVDVPKGKTGVARSVLPEKIMLRQMVSNVANASMLVAGFLMKDTRLIADAMMRDVVVEPARMHIIPAYASVKKAALDAGALAVTISGAGPSILIVVDANDNVKDVVDAVDTAYSREGIECYVKVCKIAGGVSVLECR; encoded by the coding sequence ATGCTTAGAAGGGCATTGTATAGACAGGTTAAGGTATCAGCACCTGCATCAACTGCAAATCTTGGTCCTGGGTTCGATGTATTTGGTCTTGCTATAGATGCTTATAGTGATGAGGTTGAGTTAGTACTTGAAGATGATAAGAGTGATAGTTATAGTGATAGCAGTAGTAGTAGCATACCCAGCATCGATTCACTTACAATAGAGGTTCATGGCTCTAGTATGAATGCTGAGCATATACCAGAGGCTGCAGAGTATAACTCTGCTGGTCTAGCACTATTGAGTATGATGAAGGCATACAACATAAGAGATAGGATAAGGGTTAGGGTTAATAAAGGCATACCAGCAGGTTATGGTCTTGGGAGCAGTGCAGCATCTGCTGTTGCTGCAGTCAAGGCATTAGATGTAATGTATGATCTAGGACTAGATGATGTTACATTGTTAAGACATGCTGCCCAAGGTGAGATAGCATCTGCTGGCACTGTACATTATGATAATGTAGCAGCATCGCTCCTAGGTGGATTTGTTATAGTGAGGCAAGAGCCATTGTATACAGTTAAGGTTGAGCCTCCAGAGGATCTATTGCTATGTGTAGCAACACCAAAGGTTGATGTACCAAAGGGCAAGACAGGTGTTGCTAGAAGTGTGCTCCCAGAGAAGATTATGTTGAGACAGATGGTTAGCAATGTAGCAAATGCAAGCATGTTGGTTGCAGGGTTTCTTATGAAGGATACAAGGCTTATAGCAGATGCAATGATGAGAGATGTTGTAGTTGAGCCAGCAAGGATGCATATCATACCTGCTTATGCAAGTGTGAAGAAGGCTGCGTTAGATGCTGGTGCTCTAGCAGTAACTATAAGTGGAGCAGGTCCATCCATACTTATAGTAGTGGATGCAAATGATAATGTGAAGGATGTAGTTGATGCTGTTGATACTGCATACTCAAGAGAGGGTATAGAGTGTTATGTTAAAGTATGTAAGATAGCAGGAGGAGTGTCTGTGCTTGAATGCAGGTAA
- a CDS encoding DUF1646 family protein — protein MVFDGLAVQIATLTALIAIPVVSKKVEHNIEYFFLAVGIVAVSIVGLWSLHLLEEALLHPVMIGSIPIGITQVVLIAGLIFYYNKEKVARFAFRLNNPLMLAVIVFVLGIAASAISAIVASAILAELLALSQFPRSVKVKVAIASAFAIGIGAALLPLGEPLSTIAIAKLKGEPYNATFTFLLENLWDLVIPLVAVFSLLAYFYAKRGSKEVYITEYETSVRDVVMRALKIYAFIFGLTLLGEFFKPLAEPVAALGIVVLYFFGLISAAADNATLTAALVSPEMELGEIRAFMISLVIAGGLLIPGNVPNIIFASILKIGFKEWARLAIPVGLVVFLASGAAIIGLGL, from the coding sequence ATGGTATTTGATGGTTTAGCAGTTCAGATAGCAACACTTACAGCACTTATAGCAATACCAGTTGTATCGAAGAAGGTTGAGCATAACATAGAGTACTTCTTCCTTGCTGTAGGGATAGTAGCAGTAAGCATAGTGGGACTATGGTCCCTGCACTTGCTTGAGGAAGCACTGCTACATCCTGTCATGATAGGTAGTATCCCAATAGGGATAACACAGGTTGTGCTCATTGCAGGATTAATCTTCTACTACAACAAGGAGAAGGTTGCAAGGTTTGCATTTAGGCTGAATAACCCTCTTATGCTAGCAGTGATTGTCTTTGTATTAGGTATAGCAGCAAGTGCAATATCAGCCATAGTTGCATCAGCCATACTAGCTGAACTCCTAGCACTATCACAGTTCCCTAGGAGCGTTAAGGTCAAGGTTGCTATAGCATCAGCATTTGCAATAGGAATAGGTGCTGCACTCTTGCCTCTTGGGGAACCATTATCTACTATAGCAATAGCAAAGTTAAAGGGTGAGCCATACAACGCAACCTTCACATTCTTACTTGAGAATCTATGGGATCTTGTTATACCATTGGTAGCTGTATTCTCGTTATTAGCATACTTTTATGCAAAGCGTGGTAGCAAAGAGGTATACATAACAGAGTATGAGACCAGTGTTAGGGATGTTGTGATGAGAGCATTAAAGATATATGCATTCATATTTGGTTTAACACTGTTGGGTGAGTTCTTCAAACCACTTGCAGAGCCAGTTGCTGCCCTAGGTATTGTAGTGCTCTACTTCTTTGGTCTCATCTCTGCAGCTGCTGATAATGCAACTCTGACTGCTGCACTTGTAAGTCCAGAGATGGAGTTGGGCGAGATAAGAGCCTTCATGATCTCATTGGTTATAGCAGGGGGTTTGCTTATACCTGGTAATGTACCAAATATAATATTTGCAAGTATCCTCAAGATAGGGTTCAAGGAGTGGGCTAGACTTGCTATACCTGTTGGTCTGGTAGTCTTTCTTGCTAGTGGTGCTGCAATAATTGGTTTAGGTCTCTGA
- a CDS encoding radical SAM protein, with protein sequence MNAIRTIKVLGRWSLNRLQGKRMPLIAVFSMTHYCNYYCAMCPFGDPDKDAQMRLAMHRDLSTEQWMHIMSKVAPYVIWSIVEGGEPTSRKDILELLEHLKGLGLPVTMITNGSLLHTLDLDRLKHCVDYICLSIDSLRQESYCKIRGVKPEIFKRVMSNLMLLKDHNIKHYINSVITKWNAEEFITQEYFDIAKNLGIKTVSMTFVEDRADVNYSLLPDRSTMVKVCNSILDYMERYDEPFILIPPLYWEQIIEYGRVLFDECGVWKSIFVNADGTVMVPCWKYKDNAYNLLEHDVEYVWSREEWAEVKHCRECDVLACIWYSSQSPTVLANGYMRGIRMLIRKHLG encoded by the coding sequence ATGAATGCTATAAGGACCATTAAGGTACTTGGTAGATGGTCTCTTAACAGACTACAAGGCAAGAGGATGCCTCTCATAGCAGTATTCAGCATGACCCACTACTGCAACTATTATTGTGCCATGTGCCCATTTGGTGATCCAGATAAGGATGCACAGATGAGGCTAGCAATGCACAGGGATCTTAGCACTGAGCAGTGGATGCATATAATGAGCAAGGTTGCCCCCTATGTAATATGGAGCATAGTTGAGGGAGGGGAGCCTACAAGCAGGAAGGATATACTTGAACTACTAGAGCATCTTAAGGGTTTAGGCTTACCCGTTACAATGATAACCAATGGCTCATTACTGCACACCTTAGACCTTGATAGGCTTAAGCATTGTGTTGATTACATATGCTTAAGTATAGACTCTCTAAGGCAGGAGTCATACTGTAAGATTAGAGGTGTAAAGCCAGAGATATTCAAGAGGGTTATGAGCAACCTTATGCTACTCAAGGATCATAACATAAAGCATTACATAAACTCAGTCATAACAAAGTGGAATGCTGAGGAGTTCATAACACAGGAGTACTTCGATATAGCAAAGAACCTTGGTATAAAGACTGTAAGCATGACGTTCGTTGAGGATAGGGCCGATGTAAACTACTCATTGCTACCAGATAGATCAACTATGGTTAAGGTATGTAATAGCATCCTAGATTACATGGAGAGGTATGATGAACCATTCATCCTAATACCCCCACTATACTGGGAACAGATTATAGAGTATGGTAGAGTGTTATTTGATGAGTGTGGTGTATGGAAGAGCATATTCGTTAATGCCGATGGTACTGTTATGGTTCCATGTTGGAAGTACAAGGATAACGCCTACAACCTGCTAGAACATGATGTAGAGTATGTATGGAGTAGGGAAGAGTGGGCTGAGGTTAAACATTGCAGGGAGTGTGATGTGCTAGCATGCATATGGTACTCATCACAAAGCCCTACTGTACTTGCAAATGGATACATGCGTGGTATAAGGATGTTGATAAGGAAGCATCTAGGCTAG